The following coding sequences lie in one Hydrogenophaga sp. PBL-H3 genomic window:
- a CDS encoding amidohydrolase family protein produces MWRAGLLSGLMAVCVGAANAADYSGPLFDAHLHYNDEACVHTMPTPGCPHPLADVLERMQKNGVRAIVANSRPNDGTRVLASARDQTRAAGVTVVPFVRLYRDRADYSNWFRDPTIVDMVQTELARGTPAGPYRGLGEFHLYDSANANGPVARQLMALAEEKSLAILAHVDDAAIDLLMANTPSKGQKLGLIWAHTGIGGSSVARVDELLSRYPRLMGELSYRPGLTCGDGQLCPEWRALLLKHPDRFMIGSDTWVNQRWQSYGELMRGYRTWLGGLPVDVARRIAWDNGARLFGLPTPTP; encoded by the coding sequence ATGTGGCGCGCTGGGCTGCTCAGTGGTCTGATGGCGGTCTGTGTGGGCGCGGCGAACGCCGCCGACTACAGCGGCCCGTTGTTCGATGCCCACCTGCACTACAACGACGAGGCCTGCGTGCACACCATGCCGACGCCGGGCTGTCCCCACCCGCTGGCCGATGTGCTGGAGCGCATGCAGAAAAATGGCGTGCGTGCCATCGTGGCCAACTCGCGACCCAACGATGGCACCAGGGTATTGGCCAGCGCACGCGATCAGACGCGGGCGGCCGGCGTCACCGTGGTGCCCTTCGTGCGCCTGTACCGCGACCGCGCCGACTACAGCAACTGGTTCCGCGACCCCACCATCGTGGACATGGTGCAGACCGAACTGGCGCGCGGCACACCCGCCGGTCCTTACCGCGGCCTGGGGGAGTTCCACCTGTACGACAGCGCGAACGCCAACGGCCCGGTGGCCCGGCAGCTCATGGCGCTGGCCGAGGAGAAGAGCCTCGCCATCCTCGCGCACGTGGACGACGCGGCGATCGACCTGCTGATGGCGAACACGCCCTCCAAGGGTCAGAAGCTGGGCTTGATCTGGGCACACACCGGCATTGGTGGCTCGTCGGTCGCCCGGGTGGACGAGCTGCTCTCGCGCTATCCGAGGCTGATGGGGGAGCTGTCCTACCGCCCGGGCCTCACCTGCGGCGACGGCCAGCTGTGCCCCGAGTGGCGCGCTCTGCTGCTCAAGCACCCGGACCGCTTCATGATCGGCTCCGACACCTGGGTGAACCAGCGCTGGCAGTCTTATGGCGAGCTCATGCGGGGCTACCGCACCTGGCTGGGTGGCCTGCCGGTCGATGTTGCGCGGCGCATCGCGTGGGACAACGGCGCAAGACTCTTTGGTCTGCCCACACCGACACCCTGA
- a CDS encoding dienelactone hydrolase family protein: MGHMIELKAADGTTFPAYVAGPAGNPKAKGGLVVLQEIFGVNSHIRSVADGYAADGYFVVAPATFHRVKAGVDLGYTEADMGTGFGFKTAVEALPAPGVMADIQAAIDHAAQAGKVGIVGYCWGGLLTWRAACALKGLSAAAPYYGGGMTGEADAHRVPQVPVLAHFGDQDHWIPLDTVEAFKKAQPGVTVHVYNANHGFNCDQRGSYNEAAAKLARQRTLAFFAQHIG; the protein is encoded by the coding sequence ATGGGACACATGATCGAACTCAAGGCCGCCGACGGCACTACCTTTCCCGCTTACGTGGCCGGGCCCGCCGGCAATCCCAAAGCCAAGGGTGGCCTGGTCGTGCTGCAGGAAATTTTCGGCGTCAATTCGCACATCCGCTCGGTGGCCGACGGTTACGCGGCCGATGGCTATTTCGTGGTCGCACCGGCCACCTTTCACCGCGTGAAGGCCGGGGTGGACCTGGGCTACACCGAGGCCGACATGGGCACCGGTTTCGGTTTCAAGACCGCTGTGGAAGCACTGCCCGCACCCGGCGTGATGGCCGACATCCAGGCCGCCATCGACCACGCCGCGCAGGCCGGCAAGGTCGGCATCGTGGGTTACTGCTGGGGTGGCCTGCTCACATGGCGTGCGGCCTGCGCGCTCAAGGGCTTGTCCGCCGCCGCGCCGTACTACGGTGGCGGCATGACCGGTGAAGCCGATGCCCACCGCGTGCCGCAGGTGCCGGTGCTGGCGCATTTCGGCGACCAGGACCACTGGATTCCGCTCGACACGGTCGAGGCGTTCAAGAAGGCGCAGCCCGGCGTGACGGTGCACGTCTACAACGCCAACCACGGCTTCAACTGCGACCAGCGTGGTTCGTACAACGAAGCCGCCGCGAAGCTCGCGCGCCAGCGCACGCTGGCTTTCTTCGCCCAGCACATCGGTTGA
- a CDS encoding 2-hydroxychromene-2-carboxylate isomerase: MRHTVDYFLAPQSPWTYLGHERFAALVRETGSAVRVRPMDLGKIFPLSGGLPLPKRAPQRQAYRLLELRRFSEALGVPLHPQPRFFPVAGDPAARLITAVALHDGADAAMKLTGAVTTAVWAQERDIADPGTLAALLAECALDETRLGQSEQPDVQALYDENTQAAIDASVFGAPSYVIDGELFWGQDRLDFVARKLRT; the protein is encoded by the coding sequence ATGCGTCACACAGTCGACTACTTCCTGGCCCCGCAGAGCCCCTGGACCTACCTGGGCCACGAGCGTTTTGCCGCCCTGGTGCGTGAGACCGGCTCAGCAGTGCGCGTGCGGCCCATGGACCTGGGCAAGATCTTTCCCCTCTCGGGCGGCCTGCCGCTGCCCAAGCGCGCGCCACAGCGCCAGGCCTACCGGCTGCTGGAGCTGCGCCGCTTCAGCGAAGCGCTCGGTGTGCCACTGCACCCGCAGCCGCGCTTCTTCCCGGTGGCCGGCGATCCGGCTGCGCGTCTGATCACCGCAGTGGCCCTGCACGACGGCGCCGACGCTGCGATGAAGCTGACCGGTGCGGTGACCACCGCCGTGTGGGCGCAGGAGCGTGACATCGCCGACCCGGGCACGCTGGCCGCCCTGCTCGCCGAGTGCGCACTGGATGAGACCCGGCTGGGCCAGTCGGAGCAGCCCGACGTGCAGGCCCTTTATGACGAAAACACACAGGCCGCGATCGACGCCAGCGTGTTCGGCGCGCCAAGCTATGTGATCGACGGCGAGCTGTTCTGGGGCCAGGACCGGCTCGACTTCGTGGCGCGCAAGCTGCGCACCTGA
- a CDS encoding SDR family oxidoreductase, which produces MDKVSGRVLLVTGGGRGIGAATARLAASQGWAVAVNYTANSLAADEVVRAIRELGGTAITAQADVADEAQVLAMFQKIDAKLGRLSGLVNNAGVVDVSARIDEMSVARWRRMFDINVIGSMLCAREAVRRMSTKHGGEGGAIVNVSSAASRLGSPGQYVDYAAAKGAIDAFTIGLAKEVATEGIRVNAVRPGLIETEIHASGGLPTRVRDLQHLVPMQRGGTADEVAQAIVWLLSDAASYTTMSLLDVSGGR; this is translated from the coding sequence ATGGACAAGGTGAGTGGCCGGGTGTTGCTGGTCACCGGTGGTGGGCGCGGCATTGGCGCGGCCACGGCGCGGCTGGCGGCCTCCCAGGGCTGGGCGGTGGCGGTGAACTACACCGCGAACTCGCTGGCCGCCGACGAGGTGGTGCGCGCCATCCGCGAGCTCGGCGGCACGGCCATCACGGCGCAGGCCGATGTGGCGGACGAAGCCCAGGTGCTGGCGATGTTCCAGAAGATCGACGCCAAGCTCGGCCGCCTGAGCGGACTGGTGAACAACGCGGGCGTGGTCGATGTGAGCGCGCGGATCGACGAGATGAGCGTGGCGCGCTGGCGCCGCATGTTCGACATCAACGTGATCGGCTCAATGCTGTGCGCGCGGGAAGCGGTGCGCCGCATGAGCACGAAACACGGCGGCGAGGGGGGCGCGATCGTCAACGTGTCCAGCGCTGCGTCTCGCCTGGGCTCGCCCGGCCAGTACGTGGACTACGCTGCGGCCAAGGGCGCCATCGACGCCTTCACCATCGGCCTGGCCAAGGAGGTGGCGACTGAAGGCATTCGCGTGAATGCGGTGCGCCCGGGCTTGATCGAGACCGAGATCCACGCCTCGGGCGGCCTGCCCACCCGGGTGCGCGACCTGCAGCACCTGGTGCCCATGCAGCGCGGCGGCACGGCCGACGAGGTGGCGCAGGCCATCGTGTGGCTGCTGTCGGACGCGGCGAGCTACACCACCATGAGTTTGTTGGACGTGTCTGGAGGAAGATGA
- a CDS encoding MaoC family dehydratase, translated as MNTSHIKYWWEDLEVGSTRDLGTITPTEEETLAFARQFDPQPFHLDHEAAQASVFGALSASGWHTCAMAMRLMVTNFLNESSSLGSPGLESLKWLKPVFPGDTLRLQHTVLEKRPMSKRLDVGLVRTTWEMFNQHGDKVLFMEGYGMFRRREPGQP; from the coding sequence ATGAACACATCACATATCAAGTACTGGTGGGAAGACCTTGAGGTAGGCAGCACACGCGACCTCGGCACCATCACCCCGACCGAAGAAGAGACCCTGGCCTTCGCGCGCCAGTTCGACCCACAGCCGTTTCACCTGGACCACGAAGCCGCCCAGGCCTCGGTGTTCGGCGCGCTGAGTGCCAGCGGCTGGCACACCTGCGCCATGGCCATGCGGCTGATGGTGACCAACTTCCTGAATGAGAGCTCCAGCCTGGGCTCGCCCGGGCTGGAGAGTCTGAAATGGCTCAAGCCGGTGTTCCCCGGCGACACGCTGCGCCTGCAGCACACCGTTCTGGAAAAACGGCCCATGAGCAAAAGGCTGGACGTGGGCCTGGTGCGCACCACCTGGGAGATGTTCAACCAGCATGGGGACAAGGTGTTGTTCATGGAAGGCTACGGCATGTTCAGACGACGGGAGCCGGGACAGCCGTAG
- a CDS encoding MarC family protein, with the protein MDFKPLITLLAIVNPLAIVPFFIHYTQGFSRKQRRRTVMISSISAFAVIATCAIIGLQILEFFSISLASFQVGGGMLLLTSALSMLNAQPAEAKTNEQEVSDASARASIAVVPLTIPLLTGPATMSTVVIYADQAKTFFQHAALVGYGVVIALATAICFTLAEPIARFLGQTGINVMTRLMGLILAALSVEVMATGLVKLFPALLG; encoded by the coding sequence ATGGATTTCAAGCCGCTCATCACCCTGCTGGCCATCGTCAACCCGTTGGCGATCGTGCCGTTTTTCATCCATTACACGCAGGGTTTCAGCCGCAAGCAGCGGCGACGCACGGTGATGATTTCGTCCATCAGTGCGTTCGCGGTGATCGCCACCTGCGCCATCATCGGCCTGCAGATCCTGGAGTTCTTCAGCATCTCGCTGGCCAGCTTCCAGGTCGGCGGCGGCATGCTGTTGCTGACCTCGGCGCTGTCCATGCTGAACGCACAACCGGCCGAAGCTAAGACCAACGAGCAGGAGGTGAGCGACGCCTCCGCTCGCGCCTCGATCGCCGTGGTCCCGCTCACCATTCCGCTGCTCACCGGCCCGGCCACCATGTCCACCGTGGTGATCTACGCCGACCAGGCCAAGACTTTTTTCCAGCACGCCGCGCTGGTCGGTTATGGCGTGGTGATCGCGCTGGCCACCGCCATCTGCTTCACGCTGGCCGAGCCGATCGCGCGCTTTCTGGGGCAGACCGGCATCAACGTGATGACGCGCTTGATGGGGTTGATCCTCGCGGCGTTGTCGGTGGAGGTGATGGCCACCGGGCTGGTGAAGCTGTTTCCAGCTCTGCTGGGTTGA
- a CDS encoding HipA domain-containing protein — protein sequence MSSERSLSVSTNDREIGVLLEHDGSWTWVYADSWLHAPDAFPLSPALPLSDKPMRDGSTQRTVQWYFDNLLPEEQMRELLGREQNVGASDAFGLLERLGAESAGSLVLSPPGGPQPERGDQALTLEELSARIQNLPRASLTSRSPKRMSLAGAQHKMVVLFNPKTSELREPWRASASSHILKPNSRAEQYPHSVINEAFTMRLARLLGLNVPAVHRLYLPEPVYIIERFDRAWDDEAKVWTRKHVIDACQLLDQPAVFKYSNANLDTLTRLIHLCRSKAAARMALFRWLLFNTLVGNSDSHLKNISFLISHEGVQIAPFYDLLRQPVRWRSWFSNCRWLQMRSWLRWSASSKRSRPRPLRPKPCAPSRAQKLTCCAGCENS from the coding sequence ATGAGCTCCGAGCGCAGTCTCTCGGTGTCCACCAACGACCGTGAGATCGGCGTGCTCCTGGAACATGACGGCAGCTGGACATGGGTCTACGCAGACAGCTGGCTTCATGCCCCGGACGCGTTCCCGCTCTCGCCAGCGCTCCCCCTGTCGGACAAGCCCATGCGCGACGGCTCAACGCAGCGAACGGTGCAGTGGTACTTCGACAACCTGTTGCCCGAGGAGCAGATGCGCGAACTGCTTGGCAGGGAGCAGAACGTCGGGGCCAGTGACGCCTTTGGCCTGCTGGAGCGGCTGGGCGCTGAATCGGCCGGCTCCCTCGTGCTGTCGCCCCCGGGCGGTCCGCAGCCCGAGCGGGGCGATCAGGCGCTGACCCTTGAGGAGCTTTCAGCGAGGATTCAGAACCTGCCGCGGGCCTCCCTCACGTCCCGGTCGCCCAAACGCATGTCGCTGGCCGGCGCCCAGCACAAGATGGTGGTCTTGTTCAACCCCAAGACCAGCGAGCTGCGCGAGCCCTGGAGGGCCAGTGCCTCATCGCACATCCTCAAGCCCAACAGCCGCGCCGAGCAGTACCCACATTCGGTGATCAATGAAGCTTTCACCATGCGCCTGGCGCGCCTGCTGGGCCTCAACGTGCCTGCGGTGCACCGCCTGTACCTGCCCGAGCCTGTGTACATCATCGAGCGCTTCGACCGCGCGTGGGACGATGAAGCCAAGGTGTGGACACGCAAACACGTGATCGATGCCTGCCAGTTGCTGGACCAGCCTGCGGTCTTCAAGTACAGCAACGCCAACCTGGACACGCTCACACGCCTGATCCATCTGTGCCGCTCGAAGGCGGCGGCGCGCATGGCGTTGTTTCGCTGGCTGCTGTTCAACACCCTGGTGGGCAACTCGGACAGCCACCTCAAGAACATCTCGTTCCTCATCAGCCACGAGGGCGTGCAGATCGCACCGTTCTACGACCTGCTGCGGCAACCCGTGAGGTGGCGAAGCTGGTTCAGCAATTGCCGCTGGCTGCAGATGCGCTCATGGTTGAGATGGAGCGCGAGTTCGAAGCGCTCAAGGCCGCGTCCCCTCAGACCGAAGCCTTGCGCGCCATCCAGGGCTCAGAAGCTCACCTGTTGCGCGGGGTGCGAAAACTCGTGA
- a CDS encoding helix-turn-helix transcriptional regulator, with protein sequence MAVRAVRNEQGLRQDDTAGSAGVGHVFLRDVERGKETVQFGLVLKVLDELGIQMSIDIPAESLARLNELRAKALKPLPGGGVIRP encoded by the coding sequence ATGGCCGTGCGCGCCGTCCGCAATGAACAAGGTTTGCGCCAGGACGACACCGCGGGCAGCGCAGGCGTCGGCCATGTGTTCTTGCGCGATGTCGAGCGCGGCAAGGAGACTGTGCAGTTCGGTCTGGTGCTGAAGGTGCTGGATGAACTGGGCATTCAGATGAGCATCGACATCCCGGCTGAGTCCTTGGCGCGCCTCAACGAGCTTCGCGCCAAGGCCCTGAAACCCTTGCCAGGTGGTGGGGTGATTCGCCCATGA
- a CDS encoding 2-dehydropantoate 2-reductase, translated as MTQTDFQRVAIVGAGAIGGWLGVLLSHTGCIVSALARGDTLAVLQREGLQLHANGRLIGAPVEASANAVTLGVQDLVIVAVKAPALAEVARSIAPLIGRHTVVLTAMNGVPWWFFNGFGGERAGTKLQSVDPTGAIDQAIPARNVIGGVVHASCSVDAPGVIRHHFGNGLIIGEPSGAASERVAALAALLQRAGLNASVSPQIQKDVWYKLWGNMTVNPVSALTGATTDRIMGDELVRGFISSVMLEAKAIGARIGIPIDQQPEDRHAVTLKLGAFKTSMLQDVQAKKPVELDALVTVVRELGQLTGVATPFTDALLGLSRLQAQTLGLYPQ; from the coding sequence TTGACGCAAACCGATTTCCAGCGAGTGGCCATCGTCGGTGCCGGCGCCATCGGCGGCTGGCTGGGGGTGCTGCTCTCGCACACCGGCTGCATCGTCAGTGCGCTGGCCCGTGGTGACACGCTCGCGGTGCTCCAGCGCGAAGGCCTCCAGCTGCATGCGAACGGACGCCTCATCGGCGCGCCGGTGGAGGCCTCGGCGAACGCGGTGACCCTGGGCGTGCAAGACCTCGTGATCGTGGCGGTGAAGGCACCGGCGCTGGCCGAAGTGGCGCGCAGCATCGCCCCCCTGATCGGGCGCCACACGGTGGTGCTCACCGCCATGAACGGCGTGCCCTGGTGGTTCTTCAACGGCTTCGGCGGCGAACGTGCCGGAACAAAGCTGCAGTCGGTGGACCCCACCGGTGCGATCGACCAGGCCATTCCCGCGCGCAACGTGATCGGCGGGGTGGTGCACGCCAGCTGTTCGGTGGATGCGCCCGGCGTCATCCGCCACCACTTCGGCAACGGCTTGATCATCGGCGAGCCTTCTGGGGCGGCCAGCGAGCGCGTGGCTGCCCTGGCCGCGCTGCTGCAGCGCGCCGGGCTCAACGCCAGCGTGTCGCCGCAAATTCAGAAAGACGTCTGGTACAAGCTCTGGGGCAACATGACGGTGAACCCGGTGAGCGCGCTCACGGGCGCGACCACCGACCGCATCATGGGCGACGAACTCGTGCGCGGCTTCATCAGCAGCGTGATGCTGGAGGCCAAGGCCATCGGTGCCAGGATCGGCATCCCAATCGACCAGCAACCCGAGGACCGCCACGCCGTCACGCTCAAGCTGGGCGCCTTCAAGACCTCGATGCTGCAGGACGTGCAGGCGAAGAAGCCGGTGGAGCTCGATGCGCTGGTGACCGTGGTGCGCGAACTCGGCCAGCTCACCGGCGTGGCCACGCCGTTCACCGATGCGCTGCTGGGGCTGTCGCGCCTGCAGGCGCAGACGCTGGGGCTGTATCCGCAGTGA
- a CDS encoding class II aldolase/adducin family protein, with amino-acid sequence MNAALQASTVLPPGMHPDEWAARLELAACYRVFAMLGWTEMIYNHITLRLPDSVAGSEKQFLINPFGLHYAEVTASNLVKINLRGEVLDGSAHRVNPAGFTVHAAIHDGIEGAHCVMHTHTTAGVAVACLKDGLQQTNFYTAQLHGMLAYHDFEGITIHAEEAPRLLRSIGQQPAVILRNHGLLAWGATVPQTFAILWTLQRACEIQMATFSMGGAAAAIPVAQAIAEKCTRDALQFSPHHGAGRDVFDALVRQVNRLDSSYLE; translated from the coding sequence ATGAACGCTGCCCTGCAAGCCAGCACCGTGTTGCCCCCCGGCATGCACCCCGATGAGTGGGCCGCGCGCCTGGAGCTCGCCGCCTGCTACCGCGTGTTCGCCATGCTGGGCTGGACCGAGATGATCTACAACCACATCACGCTGCGGCTGCCCGATTCGGTGGCCGGGAGTGAAAAACAGTTTCTGATCAACCCGTTTGGCTTGCACTACGCCGAAGTCACGGCCAGCAACCTGGTCAAGATCAACCTGAGAGGCGAGGTGCTCGATGGTTCGGCGCACCGCGTCAACCCGGCCGGCTTCACGGTGCACGCCGCCATTCATGACGGCATCGAGGGGGCTCACTGCGTGATGCACACCCACACCACCGCCGGTGTGGCCGTGGCCTGCCTGAAAGACGGCCTGCAGCAGACCAACTTCTACACTGCGCAGCTGCACGGCATGCTCGCGTACCACGACTTCGAAGGCATCACCATCCACGCCGAGGAGGCGCCTCGCCTGCTCAGGAGCATCGGCCAGCAGCCAGCCGTGATCCTGCGCAACCACGGCTTGCTGGCCTGGGGTGCCACGGTGCCGCAGACCTTTGCCATCCTGTGGACGCTGCAGCGCGCCTGCGAGATCCAGATGGCCACCTTCAGCATGGGCGGGGCGGCGGCGGCCATCCCCGTTGCGCAGGCCATCGCTGAAAAATGCACGCGCGACGCGCTACAGTTCAGCCCCCACCACGGCGCAGGCCGTGACGTGTTTGACGCGCTGGTCCGGCAGGTGAACCGCCTGGACAGCAGCTACCTGGAGTGA
- a CDS encoding aldolase/citrate lyase family protein, with amino-acid sequence MHTPINTFKQALAAGTPQIGLWAALASAYSTELLAGIGYDWLLIDGEHAPNDVRNTLAQMQAVASAQHAFGDARSHPIVRVPVGTGDVGVALIKQYLDIGAQTLLVPMIDTVEQAELVVKATRYAPAGIRGMGSALARASRWQTHARYVHEANDQVCVLVQAETVEAMKNLDAIAATPGVDGVFIGPADLSASMGHPGNAAHPDVQAAIADGVQRIRAAGKAPGILATSQASAQQWLAAGALFVAVGADTMLLASGASQLLAQFKGPVTTGPNTY; translated from the coding sequence ATGCACACCCCCATCAACACCTTCAAACAGGCGCTTGCCGCCGGCACGCCGCAGATCGGTCTGTGGGCCGCGCTGGCCAGCGCCTACAGCACCGAGCTGCTGGCCGGCATCGGATACGACTGGCTGCTGATCGACGGCGAGCACGCGCCCAACGATGTGCGCAACACGCTGGCGCAGATGCAGGCCGTGGCCAGTGCGCAGCACGCGTTTGGCGACGCGCGTTCGCATCCGATCGTGCGCGTGCCGGTGGGCACGGGCGACGTGGGCGTGGCCCTCATCAAGCAGTACCTGGACATCGGCGCGCAGACCCTGCTGGTGCCCATGATCGACACCGTCGAGCAGGCCGAGCTGGTGGTGAAGGCCACGCGCTACGCACCCGCCGGTATCCGAGGCATGGGCAGTGCGCTGGCCCGCGCCTCGCGCTGGCAGACGCACGCGCGCTATGTTCACGAGGCGAACGACCAGGTGTGTGTGCTGGTGCAGGCCGAAACGGTGGAGGCCATGAAAAACCTCGACGCCATCGCCGCCACGCCGGGGGTGGACGGCGTCTTCATCGGTCCGGCCGACCTGAGTGCTTCCATGGGCCACCCGGGCAACGCGGCCCACCCCGATGTGCAGGCCGCCATTGCCGATGGCGTGCAACGCATCCGCGCCGCCGGCAAGGCGCCCGGCATCCTGGCCACCAGCCAGGCGAGCGCGCAGCAGTGGCTGGCCGCTGGCGCGCTGTTTGTGGCGGTGGGGGCCGACACGATGCTGCTGGCCTCCGGCGCCTCGCAGCTGCTCGCGCAGTTCAAGGGACCGGTGACGACCGGCCCCAACACCTACTGA
- the hpaH gene encoding 2-oxo-hept-4-ene-1,7-dioate hydratase — protein MFDDTLIQQLAAELDHAEKTRTPLEHFSQRFPGMTIEDGYRVGRAWVALQVAGGNPVIGHKIGLTSRAMQMASQIDEPDFGTLLQSMLFTAQAGQVLEIPASRFIAPRVEVELAFVLKAPLQGTGVTVADVIKATDYVTPAIEIIDARIEQFDRHTKAMRKVFDTISDNAANAGIVLGTGDARYRADPLTTDLPWCGAVLKQNGVVEETGLAAGVQGHPAIGIAWLAHKLAPWGESLKPGQIVLAGSFARPVAAKAGDLFEADYGPLGCLKFKFV, from the coding sequence ATGTTTGACGACACCCTCATCCAGCAGCTCGCCGCTGAGCTTGACCACGCCGAGAAGACCCGCACGCCGCTGGAGCATTTCTCCCAACGCTTCCCCGGCATGACCATCGAAGACGGTTACCGCGTCGGCCGCGCCTGGGTCGCGTTGCAGGTGGCCGGCGGCAACCCGGTGATTGGCCACAAGATCGGCCTCACCAGCCGCGCCATGCAGATGGCCAGCCAGATCGACGAGCCCGACTTCGGCACCTTGCTGCAAAGCATGTTGTTCACCGCGCAGGCCGGCCAGGTGCTGGAGATTCCCGCCAGCCGCTTCATCGCGCCGCGCGTGGAGGTGGAGCTCGCTTTCGTGCTCAAGGCACCGCTGCAAGGCACCGGCGTGACCGTGGCCGACGTGATCAAGGCCACCGATTACGTGACGCCCGCCATTGAAATCATCGACGCGCGCATCGAACAGTTCGACCGCCACACCAAGGCCATGCGCAAGGTGTTCGACACCATCAGCGACAACGCGGCCAACGCCGGCATCGTGCTGGGTACGGGCGATGCGCGTTACCGCGCCGACCCGCTCACCACCGACCTGCCGTGGTGCGGCGCCGTGCTCAAGCAGAACGGCGTGGTGGAAGAAACGGGTCTGGCCGCCGGCGTGCAGGGCCACCCCGCCATCGGCATAGCGTGGCTCGCGCACAAGCTCGCGCCCTGGGGCGAATCGCTCAAGCCCGGCCAGATCGTGCTGGCTGGTTCATTCGCGCGGCCCGTGGCCGCGAAGGCGGGTGACCTTTTCGAGGCCGACTACGGCCCGCTCGGCTGCCTCAAGTTCAAGTTCGTTTGA
- a CDS encoding 5-carboxymethyl-2-hydroxymuconate isomerase, whose product MPHLVILYTPNLDQPEAQGGIDMSRLCRALCDAMLAVRDEADKQVFPTGGTRVLAYPAAHSAVADGGAAGEAAGLGGDYAFVYMNVRMAKGRSALTHQRVGDALQACVKTHFAAQLAARPIGITVQVDEGHEVFDAKNSSIHPLFNRS is encoded by the coding sequence ATGCCCCACCTCGTCATCCTCTACACCCCCAACCTCGACCAGCCCGAAGCCCAAGGCGGCATCGACATGAGCCGCCTGTGCCGCGCCCTGTGCGACGCCATGCTGGCCGTGCGAGACGAGGCGGACAAACAAGTCTTCCCAACGGGCGGCACACGCGTGCTGGCCTACCCGGCCGCGCACAGCGCCGTGGCCGACGGCGGTGCGGCCGGTGAGGCTGCGGGCCTGGGTGGTGACTACGCCTTCGTCTACATGAACGTGCGCATGGCCAAGGGCCGCAGCGCGCTCACGCACCAGCGCGTGGGCGACGCGCTGCAGGCTTGCGTGAAGACCCACTTCGCCGCGCAGCTGGCCGCGCGCCCCATCGGCATCACGGTGCAGGTGGACGAGGGCCACGAGGTGTTCGATGCCAAGAACAGCTCCATCCACCCGCTGTTCAACCGGTCATGA
- the hpaD gene encoding 3,4-dihydroxyphenylacetate 2,3-dioxygenase, with the protein MGKLALVAKVTHVPSMYLSELDGPRKGTRQDAIDGHKEISRRCRELGVDTIVVFDTHWLVNASYHLNCASHFEGRYTSNELPHFISNMPFEIPGNPTLGQLLAKVCNEHGVETLAHDATTLGPEYGTLVPMRYMNADQHFKAISVSALCQAHYLNDSARLGWAMRRAVEDHYDGTVAFLASGSLSHRFAQNGLAPDYAFKIWSPFLETLDRRVVQMWEQGEWKTFCEMLPEYAAKGHGEGFMHDTAMMLGALGWSDYTGRAEVITPYFGASGTGQINAIFPVTPQTGNAIPAAQASAAKGFQTVSRL; encoded by the coding sequence ATGGGAAAACTAGCACTCGTGGCCAAGGTCACCCATGTCCCTTCGATGTACTTGAGCGAACTCGACGGCCCCAGAAAAGGCACACGACAGGACGCCATCGACGGCCACAAAGAAATCAGCCGGCGCTGCAGAGAACTCGGTGTGGACACCATCGTCGTGTTCGACACCCACTGGCTCGTCAACGCCAGCTACCACCTCAACTGCGCGTCGCACTTTGAAGGCCGTTACACCAGCAACGAACTGCCTCACTTCATCAGCAACATGCCGTTTGAGATCCCGGGCAACCCGACGCTGGGACAACTGCTGGCGAAGGTGTGCAACGAACACGGCGTGGAAACCCTGGCCCACGACGCCACCACCCTCGGCCCCGAGTACGGGACGCTGGTACCCATGCGCTACATGAACGCCGACCAGCACTTCAAGGCCATCTCGGTCTCCGCGCTGTGCCAGGCGCATTACCTCAATGACAGCGCCCGCCTGGGCTGGGCCATGCGCCGCGCGGTGGAAGATCACTACGACGGCACCGTGGCGTTTCTCGCCAGTGGCTCACTCAGCCACCGCTTCGCACAGAACGGGTTGGCACCCGACTACGCGTTCAAGATCTGGAGCCCCTTCCTCGAAACGCTGGACCGCCGCGTGGTGCAGATGTGGGAGCAGGGTGAATGGAAAACCTTCTGCGAAATGCTGCCCGAGTACGCCGCCAAGGGCCATGGTGAAGGCTTCATGCACGACACCGCCATGATGCTGGGCGCGCTCGGCTGGAGCGACTACACCGGCCGGGCCGAGGTCATCACGCCCTACTTCGGCGCCTCCGGCACCGGCCAGATCAACGCCATCTTTCCTGTCACGCCGCAGACCGGCAACGCCATCCCCGCCGCGCAGGCCTCGGCTGCGAAAGGCTTCCAGACCGTCTCCCGACTCTGA